The Nerophis lumbriciformis linkage group LG34, RoL_Nlum_v2.1, whole genome shotgun sequence genome includes a window with the following:
- the LOC133575421 gene encoding gap junction Cx32.2 protein-like yields MSDWSYLAKLLNKVQTHSTVVGKIWMSVLFLFRIFVLGAAADKVWGDEVSEFYCDSKEPGCKNTCYNSKFPMSYVHYWVLQITFVSTPTLVYLGHAVLIIHKEKKMIALEHMKPNGHVVNKPKYTDDRGKVKIKGILFYTYMTQLVFKIFLEVAFTIGQLYVFGPLILVSSFHCKKWPPCAPDVGSRCFISRPTEKTIFIFFMLVVSGISVLLNIVEMVYLLCNRRRSRKKQLAASPQVFGAMPPTTEPAWNVMSSRYGGYPLLPVHAKVNTCIGSDGDHIHSE; encoded by the coding sequence ATGAGTGACTGGTCTTACCTAGCCAAACTGCTTAACAAGGTGCAGACTCATTCCACTGTGGTGGGGAAGATCTGGATGAGCGTCCTTTTCCTGTTCAGGATCTTCGTACTCGGGGCAGCCGCAGACAAAGTTTGGGGGGACGAAGTGTCCGAGTTCTACTGTGACTCCAAGGAACCGGGATGTAAAAACACCTGCTATAACTCAAAGTTCCCTATGTCCTACGTGCATTACTGGGTTCTGCAGATCACCTTCGTGTCAACGCCCACCTTGGTGTACCTTGGCCATGCCGTCCTCATCATACACAAGGAGAAGAAAATGATAGCACTGGAACATATGAAACCAAATGGACATGTGGTGAACAAACCTAAATACACAGATGACAGAGGGAAGGTGAAAATTAAAGGCATCTTGTTTTACACGTACATGACCCAGCTAGTATTCAAGATATTCCTGGAGGTGGCCTTCACAATTGGTCAGTTATACGTCTTTGGCCCTCTTATTCTCGTCTCAAGTTTCCATTGCAAAAAATGGCCACCTTGTGCTCCGGACGTCGGCTCTAGGTGTTTCATTTCTCGTCCCACGGAGAAGACCATCttcatttttttcatgcttgtAGTTTCAGGTATCTCTGTACTCCTCAATATTGTTGAGATGGTGTACCTGCTGTGCAACAGAAGGCGAAGCAGAAAGAAACAGCTCGCAGCTTCGCCCCAAGTGTTCGGCGCAATGCCGCCCACAACCGAGCCTGCATGGAATGTCATGAGCAGCCGGTATGGAGGCTACCCCCTGTTGCCTGTACATGCCAAGGTTAACACATGCATCGGCAGTGATGGTGATCATATTCACTCGGAGTAA